In Candidatus Poribacteria bacterium, the DNA window ACTCTATCCCATTAACTTATAACTTATAACTTATAACTATCCTGCTACAATGAAAAACTACAGTGTCAGAATGATCCGTGAGAATATGGAAAATATTCCACAATTCCCTGTGCCAGAGGGATTCGCAATCCGCAATTATCGCCGCAACGAGGGACATATCTGGACACGGATTCAGAAAGCGGCGGAACCCTACATGAATATCGACGATGGACTTTTCGCCCGCGAGTTCAAACGAGATTTCTCGGCATTGGAAGACCGGAGTTTTTATTTCACCACGGACACCGGCGAGGAGATTGGGACAATCACGGCATGGTGGCAAGATAACGGATGGGGACAGATTCACTGGGTCGCAATCCATCCCGACTATCAAGGACGTGGACTTTCTAAACCGATGATGTCGGTGGCGATGACCCGCCTAAAAGCGTCGCACAAACGCTGTTTCCTCGACACATCCACAGGACGCATTCCTGCGGTTAAACTCTATCTCGACTTCGGGTTCATACCAGACCCTTCGCGTGAAAATAGCCGAGAGGCTTGGACAGAAATCGCATCCGTTTTGGAACACCCTACTTTGGAGGCATACATATCATGAGCACCACAGTGACCGCATCTGTTAGCAAACAGCAGATAGCAGATTTTCATGAAGACGGTTATTTAATTGTACGTAACGTTCTGTCAACAAAGGAAGCGGACGAACTGCATCGTGTCGTGCAGAAAGAGGTGAAACGCGATGCCTACCCATCTTCGCTGCAGTACCCTGAACCCGCAAAATATACCGTTAGCGGCAACAGGCTCGCTGCCCCCGGACTCACTGAGATTGCCGAACATCCGACGGTTGTGAATGCCGTGGAAGCCGCCCTCGGTCAACCCGCTCATCTTACTGCCTACGTTGCGTATCTCCGAACACCCGGTGATAGAGGTGCTGGCGCGCATTGCGACTATAAACGCTGGCGACCTGTCGGTTCATCGATGAACTGGGTATTCGCCATCATCCCGTTGACAGATTTCGATGCGTCGTCCGGTCCGTTTCTCGTGTCGCCGAAATCGCACAAGCTGACGCAGGTCATTGATCCAGACGCACACATCTTGGATCTTACCCGCCCCAATCGTGAGGCATTACCGCCTTTTATCGATCCAGAACTCAAAGCGGGCGACTTACTTGTCGTCAACGAACATGTATGGCACGAAGCACCTGCTGGCACTACGACTGAAGACCGATGTGGGATTTTCAACAAGTATTGCGCCGTAGACGCACCCCCTGCAGCGGGATATTATCCTTACACTCCAGCCGCCTTGGACGCACTCAGCGATGAAGGCAAACGGCTTATCCCTGTCTGTTTTGACAAACCCATTGCGACGACGCGCCTGCTGATTGAGGATTCATCGCATCAGGAACCGAAATTCTTACTGCGTCGTGACCCGGAAAAGGGTTCTTGGGAATTACCGGGAGGTGAAGGTTGGGAAGAGGAGAAGCTGGTCGGTTGGGATGTCGGTGCAAGAATTGGCGCGCTCCAAGAGATTACGCAAACACAACTCGGTTTAGAAGTGCCGTGGATGTCCTATATTGAGGATATTGCAGAGGATGCGGGCATCTGTCGTCTCTACGGCTTTTCTGATGAAACCTTGGACACCGACGCACTCGCCACTGGCGGTTGCGAGTGGTTCACGAAATCTGAGATGAGACATCAACTCGGTGAGAGTGCCGCCATTTGTCGTGCGGTTGATACGTGGCAGCGGGCTGATATGATTCGAGGTAAGGGCAAGGCGTGCCGTCAAAGCCGAAAACAGTTTGAATAGTAGTCAGCAGTCAGGGCGTTCCGCTACGCTACACTCTCAGCGGTCAGTGATCAGCAGTTATGGGAAACTTGCACCTACCGGATTGGGTTCCGTACCCATTAATGTGTCAACATATTTCTATAACTCGCTGTGATAGACACCCAGCTAAAGCATGGGTGCTTCCGCAATCTTTTCTGCGGAAGCGTT includes these proteins:
- a CDS encoding phytanoyl-CoA dioxygenase family protein, coding for MSTTVTASVSKQQIADFHEDGYLIVRNVLSTKEADELHRVVQKEVKRDAYPSSLQYPEPAKYTVSGNRLAAPGLTEIAEHPTVVNAVEAALGQPAHLTAYVAYLRTPGDRGAGAHCDYKRWRPVGSSMNWVFAIIPLTDFDASSGPFLVSPKSHKLTQVIDPDAHILDLTRPNREALPPFIDPELKAGDLLVVNEHVWHEAPAGTTTEDRCGIFNKYCAVDAPPAAGYYPYTPAALDALSDEGKRLIPVCFDKPIATTRLLIEDSSHQEPKFLLRRDPEKGSWELPGGEGWEEEKLVGWDVGARIGALQEITQTQLGLEVPWMSYIEDIAEDAGICRLYGFSDETLDTDALATGGCEWFTKSEMRHQLGESAAICRAVDTWQRADMIRGKGKACRQSRKQFE
- a CDS encoding GNAT family N-acetyltransferase, whose amino-acid sequence is MKNYSVRMIRENMENIPQFPVPEGFAIRNYRRNEGHIWTRIQKAAEPYMNIDDGLFAREFKRDFSALEDRSFYFTTDTGEEIGTITAWWQDNGWGQIHWVAIHPDYQGRGLSKPMMSVAMTRLKASHKRCFLDTSTGRIPAVKLYLDFGFIPDPSRENSREAWTEIASVLEHPTLEAYIS